CGAAATAAATAATTTTTCACTTCATAAATCGGTTTGCAGCATTTCCAGCAGGAGATACTTGATTCGCGCGGGAAAAAGCGTGTAACAATTATAATGGTATGAGGGATTACAGATTTAAGGACCGATCAAATGAACGATAGAAATATAATCCTTGAGAGGGTAGAACGAAAAATCCGAGGAATACCTGGCGTTGTTGATATGGTCTTTCTCGACAATGAATTTAAGGAAAACATCATCGCCCTTGAAAAGAAAGCGGAGGAGAATGGTGCAGTCGGTGGTTTGATGCCCTTTGTTAATAAGGGGGTATGGGAAGCACTCAATCGAGATGTATCTTTTATCATGATTATAAACAAGGTCAGCATTCCAGAGGTAGCATCGGACCATACAATCTACCTCGTCGATCAAAAAGGACAAATTTTAGGTGAATACGTGTCCAAAGATAGGCTGGCGAAACTTAAAGACAGAGAAGATGTATGCTTTCTCAGCGACGATTTTGTGCTGTACTCAGATATCGAAATCGTAGGCGAACCGTATTTCTTAATCCCGGAGATTGAGTTTCACGGTCTTGATGGGATCGAGGGAATAACGAGAGTGACCTCGGGCAGTATCTCCACCCTATCGGATTTCTTCGTAAGGTACGCGAAAGGTTATCTTGAATCAAAACATTGGACGCATCTCGTAGGATTTGACATCGTGGAGGATCAACCTTAATAGACTCATGTCTTTTCAAGACCCAGAGAGGCCCGTGTCCCAATTGAAAAGGGGGACGTCGGAGGCACCCTCCTCCCCTCAAGATTTCTTTTAACCTTTGAAACGATTTCATCAAGTTTTGCCTGGGGACATGTGACACCCCGGATTACGCCAGTAACGATATCAACAATCTTCCCCTTCGTCGCAATGTTCTCCTTCGTTGGCATGACGAGGCGTGTCTTGACACCGATTCTCGCAAAATCCTCAAAGTCAACTGGGGCTTGACAGACAATGACCGCTGGAAGATTGACATTGCGGAGGATTAAGCGCGCTTTGTAAATGATATGGTTCCGCACATTTCCAAGATGTATGAGGACTAATTTGAATTGCTGGATTCGCTCGACCTCTATGGGATCCAATCCGAAGATCGATCCTGTGCTCACGTCGGGGGCATCTGCCGGCACACCCGAACCAGCGTTGATCACAATGACACTTGTGTCTATGCCCTCTTCCCTCAGTGCATATGTTATCTCGCAAACTGGTTTTGTGATATGTCTCTTGCCTGGTCCCATGGCGACTGCTACGACATCCCTGCCACTTTCCGAAATCGTCGCCCTCTGTGCGAGACCGCCACCGACACCCAATCCTCTTGACTCCCTACACTCTACGAACTTAGTATGACGTCCGATCCTCTCTTTCAAGCCTCAACACCGCCATGAGCCAGCATCTCTTCCCCGAGATCACCAAATTCCGCAACTATGTCCTTGGGATCGCCAAGGGCGACGATCTTGCCATTCCTCATGAATGCCGCTCGGTCACAGCAATTGACAACAAAGTCCATATCATGGCTGACGATAAGGAAAGTCTCGCCTAGTTCCTTCCTTGCGCTGAGAACTGATTTAGCGACGGAAATTTTCGTAATCGGATCCATCGTCCCTGTAGGTTCATCAAGGATGACAATCCTCGGTTCTCTGATTAACACCTGAGCTAGTGCAATCCTTTGTTTCTCCCCAACGCTCAACGATTCTGGATATGATTTAAGTAGCCGGTCAATCTCTTTCTGGTCAAAGCCTACGCCGGCCAGCACTTGAATGGCCTTCATCTTCGCGAGTTCCGCTGGCATCTTCATGCCGATGCATACCGTAAGATTCTGAAGTACCGTATGAAAAGGATAGAGGCTGTATTCCTGATGTAGCACGCCTATATAGGGAGTTGCGCGACCCTTTCCCATTGGTCCAGATTCTACCATGTCAACCCAATCGTCGCCAATTCTGATCAAAACTTTTCCTTCTGTTGCTGGCGTGATACCGGCTATCATCCGAGACAATGTCGTCTTCCCAGCCCCACTTAAACCGACGAGGCCAAAGATTTCCTTTTCACCAACTTCAAAGGATACGCCATCAACAGCTTTGACAACCCCCCTTACTATGGAATAGAAATACTTTTTAGCGTTTTCGACACGAATAATCGGTTGGCCGATTGGAATAATCTCAGTTTCCTTCGGGCCGTAACCGATCATGAAATCCCGCGTGACTTCCTCTGGAGATCCGCGTTTTACCATTTCTCCTGATTCGAGCCAGATCGCTCTGTCAGAAAGGCGATTGATCGCTTTTGGCCAATGAGATGTTACAACCATCGTCATGCCATTTGATCTAACAGCGTTAATCAACGTATTATGAACGATATCAGCCGTCTGAGGATCGAGTGTGCCCGTCGGCTCATCAGCAAGGAGCAATATTGGATCTTTCGCTAATTGTCTAGCTAATACGCACCTCTGTTTCTCTCCCCCGGAGAGATCCCTCGCAATATGAGTGACACGGTGTGAAAGATTGACCATCTTCAACAATTCGATTGCCCTTTCGACTTTTTCTTTTTCAGTATATCGATTTCCGAGGGCCTCAAAAATATTCTCTACCACGGTTAAATCACCATAGAGGGCAAAAGTCCTCTGGAGCATGATCGCGATTCGTTCTCTGATTGCGATCCTCAGGGGATCTCTTTCAGGGAGGCTCCAAAAATCAACTTCGATGATCTTCATGTCAGTCCCACAGGCTTTACATTTGATCTGTGGAATTGGACGATCGACCCAACCGCATTTTGGGCACCAACTAATTCTGTAAATGACTTTACCCGTGTCAGGCTTGTAATCAGGGTTTCCCCTCAACATGTTAATGAATACTGATTTACCAGAACCGCTCCTCCCTATCAAGCCTAGAACTTCCCCGACGTTGATGACGGCACTTATATCTCTTAGAACCGTTGTGCCATTGAAAGTTTTTGAAATGTTGTCAACGATTATCAGGGGATTTGATTGTTCCGACATATCGGTAGGGTTACCAACATCAGCATATAAATGCTTTGCCAGACATATTACGATTGTTATTTACGAATTGATTCTTTTTATCTGTTAATAAGAAAATTTAATAGGATGGATGTATTATCCATCCTGGATGCCCACGACCCTTTATTCATATAGCACTGGAGGACCGACACCGAAGTTTTCACCATATCATGTCTGGAAGGCATATTGGTTGATAAGGAATAATGGACCGATCGGAAGAAAGGCGCTATCACGCGCATTAAGAATCGGGGAGGGCAGCACGAGAACCATCCTCGAGAAAATGGTAAGAGATGGATGTGCGGAAAACACGAATAGAGGGGTAATACTTACCGAAAAGGGAAAGAAAAAATTTGACAATTGCGGGATTATTGCCAAACAGGTCGATATTAAAGGGATAGCAATTGGTAAGTACCATTGCGGGGTTCTTGCAAAGGCACGTGCGTACTTGATAAATCTGGGCTGTGAACAAAGGGATGAAGCGGTCAGAGCTGGAGCGATGGGCGCGACAACGCTTGTCTGTAAGAACGGAAGAATTGTTTTTCCCGGCGATGAAAAGTATCCATCAAAAGAAGTTGAAGATGCTTTACGAAGTCTCTTCTTCGTGGAAGATGGTGACGCAATTATCATTGGGACTGCTTCCTCTTATGAGGCTGCAGAGCGGGGTGCAGTGAGCGCAGCTCTCGCACTCGATGACCAACGAAATCCATGCTGGCAGGACAGTGGGACGTTCATTTCTCAAGATTCCGAGGCCGAGGATCTTAAATGTATTGCGCTTGCTATCCATGAACTTGTGGGGCGGCTTCCGCTTACAATGAGAAGTAAGAATCACTATGGTGTGAGATGCGAGGACGGAGAGGTCATCGATACCAATTACACAGGGCCTGTACTCGAAGAAGCCCTCAGGAAGAATCAGATCGTCAGAAAGATCGCTCCAAGCGGCCCTTATCGAGGCGTTCCTATCGTTGCAGTTCCTATACTAAAGAAGAGAGAGGCCGTCGCGGTCATCGGTGTCGTTGACATCACGAAGGGAGCGGTTTTCGAGATCCTCAATAGGATGAGAAAGGAGCAACTTTGAACGAATGATTCGGCAAGCTGAAGATTAGGGGGAGCTGCATATCAACAGGCAACTCTAGATCGGGATACAAAGTCATTGAGATGATGCAAGATGATATACAATCAAGATTGTGAAGAAGTAGTCGTCGATGTCGATCCTGGCGTTTGCAGGTTCAATACTGAAATACGCGCTCGCCTGCACGATGAAAGAATTGTCCTCGCCATCAAAAGCGATTGCCCAGCGGTAGAATCCTTAGGAAAATGCATTGGAGAGATCGATCCGATTGTAGCGCTCGCCATGCCGTTTTCAAGAAATCCAATTTACCTGAAAGCTGG
This genomic stretch from Methanomassiliicoccales archaeon harbors:
- a CDS encoding DUF2111 domain-containing protein, with translation MPTTLYSYSTGGPTPKFSPYHVWKAYWLIRNNGPIGRKALSRALRIGEGSTRTILEKMVRDGCAENTNRGVILTEKGKKKFDNCGIIAKQVDIKGIAIGKYHCGVLAKARAYLINLGCEQRDEAVRAGAMGATTLVCKNGRIVFPGDEKYPSKEVEDALRSLFFVEDGDAIIIGTASSYEAAERGAVSAALALDDQRNPCWQDSGTFISQDSEAEDLKCIALAIHELVGRLPLTMRSKNHYGVRCEDGEVIDTNYTGPVLEEALRKNQIVRKIAPSGPYRGVPIVAVPILKKREAVAVIGVVDITKGAVFEILNRMRKEQL
- the mcrC gene encoding methyl-coenzyme M reductase I operon protein C, giving the protein MKERIGRHTKFVECRESRGLGVGGGLAQRATISESGRDVVAVAMGPGKRHITKPVCEITYALREEGIDTSVIVINAGSGVPADAPDVSTGSIFGLDPIEVERIQQFKLVLIHLGNVRNHIIYKARLILRNVNLPAVIVCQAPVDFEDFARIGVKTRLVMPTKENIATKGKIVDIVTGVIRGVTCPQAKLDEIVSKVKRNLEGRRVPPTSPFSIGTRASLGLEKT
- the atwA gene encoding methyl coenzyme M reductase system, component A2, translated to MSEQSNPLIIVDNISKTFNGTTVLRDISAVINVGEVLGLIGRSGSGKSVFINMLRGNPDYKPDTGKVIYRISWCPKCGWVDRPIPQIKCKACGTDMKIIEVDFWSLPERDPLRIAIRERIAIMLQRTFALYGDLTVVENIFEALGNRYTEKEKVERAIELLKMVNLSHRVTHIARDLSGGEKQRCVLARQLAKDPILLLADEPTGTLDPQTADIVHNTLINAVRSNGMTMVVTSHWPKAINRLSDRAIWLESGEMVKRGSPEEVTRDFMIGYGPKETEIIPIGQPIIRVENAKKYFYSIVRGVVKAVDGVSFEVGEKEIFGLVGLSGAGKTTLSRMIAGITPATEGKVLIRIGDDWVDMVESGPMGKGRATPYIGVLHQEYSLYPFHTVLQNLTVCIGMKMPAELAKMKAIQVLAGVGFDQKEIDRLLKSYPESLSVGEKQRIALAQVLIREPRIVILDEPTGTMDPITKISVAKSVLSARKELGETFLIVSHDMDFVVNCCDRAAFMRNGKIVALGDPKDIVAEFGDLGEEMLAHGGVEA